The following proteins come from a genomic window of Corallococcus sp. NCRR:
- a CDS encoding RDD family protein, whose protein sequence is MSTAPERSLMAEGRSAGRVLRLVQEDAEPDSPYPKASLLLRLGARIIDCAVAWGLYVVCGAAGAVVALLFLLLADGMLQGQSVGKRICGVKVMHLPTRSAARHRDSTLRNAPLALVVLLGMMPAPHGVVAALAGFVVIGGVEAWRVLRDPLGLRLGDTWAQTQVVDGKVVAGATVAARTPVGATRAPGRLMSAAKVRRGKAFRKGRRGKPCASR, encoded by the coding sequence GTGAGCACCGCCCCCGAACGCAGCCTCATGGCGGAGGGCCGGAGCGCGGGCCGCGTGCTGCGGCTGGTGCAGGAGGACGCGGAGCCGGACTCACCGTACCCGAAGGCGTCGCTGCTCCTGCGGCTGGGCGCGCGCATCATCGACTGCGCGGTGGCCTGGGGCCTGTACGTGGTGTGCGGCGCGGCGGGCGCGGTGGTGGCGCTGCTGTTCCTGCTGCTCGCGGACGGGATGCTCCAGGGGCAGAGCGTGGGCAAGCGCATCTGCGGCGTGAAGGTGATGCACCTGCCCACGCGCTCGGCCGCGCGGCACCGTGACAGCACGCTTCGCAACGCGCCGCTCGCGCTGGTGGTGCTCCTGGGGATGATGCCCGCGCCGCATGGCGTGGTGGCCGCCCTGGCGGGCTTCGTGGTGATTGGCGGCGTGGAGGCGTGGCGCGTGCTGCGCGACCCGCTGGGCCTGCGGCTGGGGGACACCTGGGCGCAGACGCAGGTGGTGGACGGGAAGGTTGTCGCGGGCGCGACGGTTGCAGCCCGCACGCCGGTGGGCGCCACGCGCGCCCCCGGACGGTTGATGTCCGCGGCCAAGGTGCGCCGCGGCAAGGCATTCAGGAAAGGGAGACGGGGTAAGCCATGCGCATCGCGCTGA